The following are encoded in a window of Geotrypetes seraphini chromosome 5, aGeoSer1.1, whole genome shotgun sequence genomic DNA:
- the LOC117361182 gene encoding 40S ribosomal protein S27-like, with translation MPLAKDLLHLSPKEEKRKHKKKRLVQSPNSYFMDVKCPGCYKITTVFSHAQTVVLCVGCSTVLCQPTGGKSRLTEGCSFRRKQH, from the coding sequence ATGCCGCTGGCCAAGGATCTCCTGCATCTGTCCCCcaaggaggagaagaggaagcacaAGAAGAAGCGGCTGGTCCAGAGCCCCAACTCCTACTTCATGGACGTCAAGTGCCCAGGTTGCTATAAAATCACCACTGTATTTAGCCATGCCCAAACTGTGGTTCTTTGTGTGGGCTGCTCAACTGTGCTTTGTCAGCCCACTGGTGGAAAATCAAGGCTCACTGAAGGATGTTCCTTCAGACGGAAGCAGCACTAA